GGAGTAGGACGGTCGAGGGCATAGGCCCGGTGCTTTACAGCATTTAGTGAAACCTTCCATTCACTATATCATCCAACCGATTCAGACTGGTTATGGAGCTGGAGCTTAGCCGAACCGAGCTGGAAGGTTCCGATGCTCCACAGTCTCAGAGACACGAGAGGAGCCTCGGACTTCTTACCACGAAGTTCGTTACTTTGCTGCAGGAAGCGAAGGACGGGGTGCTCGATCTCAAAGTAGTGAGTGATGGGCTGCATCCCTTTTGACTGTCTTGACTGTAAGAATTGTTAGCTatggtttgtttatttttttgtatccCCAGTCCCCAATCTTCTAACATATATACGTCTAAGCACTGCCTGGTTTGGTTGCTGGATTGTGTTGTAACAGATGTGCAACATACTCCGAGGAGATGCATGTGGAATATGAAATgcacaccagggtttccgttagaaAAATGTGTCCGGGAAGATTTTAATTAACGTCAaataggtgtagactaacagtgtaatgcttaaagggatacttcgtgaTTTTGACAATGAGACCCATTATCTACATCCCCAtggtcagatgaactcgtggataactTTTTTCTGTGTCCAGTGTGAAGGAAGTTGGAAGTAGtgttgcgagccaatgctaacgttaactagtgttagcgcaatgactggaagtctatgtgcTAGCAGACACAATATACTTCCAGTGTTTAtggtaacgctagttagcaaatgTGCTAGCACTAGttatcaacttccttcaaactgcaagcAGGGAcattaaaatggtatccacgagttcatcagactcaggggaagtagataaagggcctcattggcaaaatcccgaagtatctcAATAAATGGCGAATGCATGGCATACTTCAATTATCAGTTGAGAAATAAAGCAATAGTAGCTATTTTTAATCATAACCATTAAAACAGTTTTTAACatgcgattgcatttagaattgttgcgcaatgGCACTCCAGAAGCAACGAGCTGTGGCTCTGCAGCAGCAGGTCTAGCGCTGTTCTGACAAGTGGTATTCCGTAAAAAACGTGTAATAAATAAGATACATGAcgactaacgaaaatacacacTTCCCAATTTAATTACACAACATTTTGTACATTGAagctgcactatgcagaaatcacccccccccccaattcctgtttgcaaaaattctaattgTTTGCCTTATTTCAATTTATgttacaaaacaagcaagtatctGGTGGAGAATCAttctaccatctaaaccgctatgATATATGTTTTCCATAatcaaaattatattattttcagctgtttgaagctggtgtaaaatacgcaaaaatgaaacttaagaacaggaagcatagaaatagcacacatagaacatattTACAGCTTCTTAAACTTGCCTTTGATAATGACAGATCTGTaacttacatttctatgtgaatttggtctgttccaaaagttacatattgcagctttagcTTATAAACCGATAAGCATgacagtcaaatgtattttcatcaactgATATTTCCAATCAATGAATAAAAAGTATTATTTGTAATGGGATTGTTTTTTCTCTGTCAATTTGACCAGCAACAATTTTATctgattttcatttttttatctgCCAAAAACCGGCAATTACACATGCACTGTGATCGTGATGATTTATACTCTAAAATAAAATAGAAGCTTAAACTCTAATATAAAACTAATTGTAAAACTGTTACGTTATCTAGGTTACTGTCAGTAAGGAGTTCAAGGAATAAAAGAGGGTAAAAcacagaaagagtgtgtgtgcaaAAGAGACAATCCGTGTCTCATCGCTCAGTGGGTAGCTGTGTCACGGTCTGTCATTATTGTCCGCATTGTTTAGTCCCCCCTCTGATAGGCTCATAGGGTTGTGACCTCTCCTATTATTGGCTACCAGGGCTATGACCCATCCAGTGATTGGTTGACAGGCCCCTGTCTCACAGGCTCTTACCTTTGTGATTTGTTATTAACCCCACACTGGATATGCATCCCCCTAAGGAAAATAGCCTTGGTAGGGACATTTGGGTGCTTGCATTTTAAAATCATTCATTAAGTTATTTTGCTTCTGATCAGAGAGGGTGACCTttgacagttgtgttgtgagtaATGTTGTTTTTCCTGCTCTTGTAGGCAGCAGACACCCTGGCCGTCAGACAGAAGAGGCGCATCTATGACATCACCAATGTACTGGAGGGCATCGGCCTCATCGAGAAAAAGTCAAAGAACAGTATTCAGTggaagtgagtgagtgtgtgtgtatgttcgcGCACTTGTATGTTTGTAGGAATGCACACAGTATGGGCTTACATTTCATTGCACTATCTGTCTAAGGGGAGTTGggccaggctgtaacacaagggAGATTGGTGACAGGCTGGTTGACCTGAAGTCGGAGCTTGAAGATCTGGATATGAGGGAAAGTGAGCTGGACCAGCAGAGGGTGTGGGTCCAACAAAGCATCAAGAATGTGACCGAGGACACACACAATAGTCCATATCCTTACTATGTACTCACATACTCATACCTACACCAACATCTAAATTGTTACCCCAACCTAACCGTACGTAGGTATCCATGTCAGTCCACAGTCCACACCAGTAGAAACGTATAGAAAAAGAGCTGCAGTGCCGTATTGTCTGTACAATAGCAGAGGATACACTTGCCAGCATTAATAATGTTATAATACTCTGTTAAGCTGTGTGTCTGACCTTAACTCTGACCAACTCTGGCCTATGTTAATCATGAGGACATCTGCAGCTGCTTCAAAGGTGATACCCTRTTGGCGGTGCGTGCTCCCtctggtacgcagctggaggtgcCCATACCTGAAGCTGTAAGTTCGATTTGTTTCTGCCACCTCCTCCCcctagtcagtctgtcagtcttctCAGGGTgaaaagtaagtgtgtgtgtttgtctccactTTTAGGTTCAAAACGGTCCGAGGAAGTATCAGATCCATCTGATGAGCGCTGCTGGGCCCATTGATGTTCTGCTCATCAACAAGGACCCAGTTAACTCAACACCTGTGGTGCTGCCAGTCCCGCCTCCTGAGGAAATGCTGCAGAACGCCAAGTCTGCTGCAGCCTCTGCAGACACATCCACTCACACATTTGTCAAGACCACCCGGAGTCTGGCCACTGGCAAGCCTAAAGCACATACAGCAGCTAAGCCATCAGGTGACCTCACTGTTATATCTCTCATGGTCTATGAAAATGTTTTGTCTGCTAAACTCTCAATACAATATCATTGAATTGTCCCATGTCTACCtctgtgtccatctctctctctctctctctctctctctctacctctctctctctctctctttctacctctctctacctctacctaccaGACACCTCCAGCACTGAAAAACCTGCTCCGCAACCACCATCATTGGACACCTGGTCCCTCCAGTCTTCTACTTCGTTGGACAACAACTTTACTGTCTTTGAACCAATCAAATCCGATTCATCTGACTGTGAGTTAGAATTcaatttatctgtgtgtgtgcatgttgtgtggtAGCAGCAATAGGGTTGGGCGATATTACGATAGTATCGGATATCGAAGATTATTGACAGCCAGCGTCGATGGTGATGACATTGTGATGTGAAAGATGCTGTATAAAGCCAAAGCCTATTTTATTTTTCATAGAGGACACTCTGGTGTCTAATTATTTTAAAAGTCAAATGTTGTCTCTTCTCTTCATTTGATATGAATATGACTTAAGTTTTTAAGCATGCTGGCTTTCTCCTCCTGCCGTGCTACTTCATGATCAAACAATTAGCTTAGAATGCCATTAGATAATTTATCTCTAAGTTTTAGGTTGTTTTTGAATAACCTTAAAACTTGATAGGCCTAGGGTAATAATGAAAGAGGTCGAACAAACAATAACAAGATAGAAAAATCGAACGAGTAGTTTGAACAAACCTTACAGTTGGACAATGCTTAGTCTATTATAAAATAATGCATGcaaccctcctccctctttccgtTGCGAACCAAACGGCTAAAAGCAAAATACCACTAATTAAAATAGCCTATCAAAAGCATGAAGTTAAAATTAGAAATACtatttaccaaataggctattcTAATGAAGTGTTTAACGTCGTAAAGTTGCAGCTTTCAAATGCAGTCTATAGGCGATTCTCTATCACAGGTTTATTTTAAATAACAAATGTTGCAGGCAACAACAAGTCAAATTGAGGAAACAATATCAAGATGGAAAAATGTAATGAGAAGTCAAAAGAACTTACAGCTGTGCAAAGCTTATGAAATAAATGATATGTAGAGTAGGCCAATTTCCATAGCCTATAATTAGCAATGTAGTCTACAATCTATCTATACAACATATAGAAAGAAACCTAGGCCTAATAAGGGAGGAAGATTAGGCAAAACATGTGAGTCATTTAATAATTATCCAGTTATGGGGACAGCGGAGTTGCATGCTCTGCAGCTGGGCCCTTGATCATTTACAACCCATCACATGACGCACAGCCAGCGAGGATCCTTGACTGTCACTTGCACTTCGGCACAcagactagggctgggcgatttATAAAATTAATCAgataaattaaaatgtatgtttttgcgcgatattccaaatgcctgtattgcGGAATAATTTTTTTATGAGTGTTTATGTGCAAGTGTCTTTTTGGTCCCTGCTCCTTCTGTCCtgtgtacatgcatgcatgcatgcatgcatgcatgcatgcatacatacatacaaacaaacaagatgctcatgtctctgccctaacaatgggagtcgttgtcccaaaggtgggaaggcaggcgacaagcttacgtctaaaataagcccatagaaactagaggtcgaccgattatgatttttcaacgccgataccgatttattggaggaccaataaaagccgatgccgattaattggccgatttcttttttttttttttttatgtttatgtatttgtaataataacaattacaacaatactgaatgaacacttattttaacttaatataatacatcaataaaatcaatttagcctcaaataaataatgaaacatgttcaatttggtttaaataatgcaaaaacaaagtgttggagaagaaagtaaaagtgcaatatgtgccatataaggaagctaacgtttaagttccttgctcagaacatgagaacatatgaaagctggtggttccttttaacatgagtcttcaatattcccaggtaagaagttttaggttgtatttattataggaattataggactatttctctctctaccatttgtatttcattaacctttgactattggatgttcttataggcgctttagtattgccagtgtaacagtatagcttccgtccctctcctcgctcctacctgggctcgaaccaggaacacattgacgacagccaccctcgaagcagcgttacccatgcagagcaaggggaacaactactccaagtctcagagcgagtgacgtttgaaacgctattagcgcgcaccccgctaactagctagccatttcacatcggttacaccagcctaatctcgggagttgataggcttgaagtcataaacagcatagctgctggcaaaacacacgaaagtgctgtttgaatgaatgcttacgagcctgctgctgcctaccaccgctcagtcagactgctctatcaaatcatagacttaattataacataataacacacagaaatacgagccttaggtcattaatatggtcgaatccggaaactatcatctcgaaaacaaaacatttattctttcagtgaaatacggaactgttacgTATTTTatttaacgggtggcatccataagtctaaatattcctgttacattgcacaaccttcaatgttatgtcataattacgtaaaattctggcaaattagtttgcaacgagccaggcggcccaaactgttgcatataccctgactctgcgtgcaaggaacgcaagagaagtgacacaatttcacctggttaatattgccttctaacctggatttcttttagctaaatatgcaggtttaaaaatatatacttctgtgtattgattttaagaaaggcattgatgtttatggttagatacacgttggagcaacgacagtcctttttcgcgaatgcgcatcgattatatgcaacgcaggacacgctagataaactagtaatatcatcaaccatgtgtagttaactagtgattatgattgattgattgttttttataagataagtttaatgcaagCTAGCAAcataccttggcttcttactgcattcgcgtaacaggcaggctcctcgtggagtgcaaagtaaggcaggtggttagagcgttggactagttaaccgtaaggttgcaagattgaatccccgagctgccctgaacaaggcagttaacccaccgttcctaggccgtcattgaaaataagaatgtgttcttaactgacttgcctagttaaataaaggtgtaaaaaaaaaaaaatgtttttgtccaaatcggtgtccaaaaatgcagatttccgattgttatgaaaacttgaaatcggccctaattaatcggccattccgatttaatcggtcaacctctaatagaaacgcattgggcttattttggacagatttttgcGGGAGAAACGTTTGGGAAACATTTGTCAaacctctcactcttcctcttcctctctatttacacatacacaccaagcccctccccctgccactcagaataacaaagatgagagatcacttcttcctctgacAAACAGGTTTCAACTCGTTATTTGAattttggtccaacagaatgggtcatatggacactgaaacacattgagacattattttactgtaatagaggaagttaacctttctaacgattccctttttatgtctcaactcaaGTTGCTCGCAGAGCGGACACTACTAAAAcaggagtatcaatgaacattggtTCTGGAAAATTAATGTTCAGTTCGTCACGCACGCATTGTGGTACCACGTacagctagcagcattttagtcaAGGATTATTCTGCTAGCTGTCTAATTTGTTTGAGACCTGTGTAAATGTTCTTTAATGCttgctacaagaagttagtcattattagtgaatgtacattatgcatggttctggtaaaATCTTTAACAAAAAGGCAATTTTCATAGActgacttgaaagccagatcagtgattattgcaaaaaagcaggttaaattATTTAGCTTAAGTTAATATGGGgttttatggttgtggaaggtgTATTTTTAGCCTTGGTATAATTTCACAAGACCTGAATCCATTTGATTATTGCTGACTGGttgaaatgcactgtatttgctcTTTAATTGTACAAAAACCTTATTTAgtgaaaacatatatatttttttaaatcaagataTATATTGTGAATCGCCCATAGGTTTGAAAGAATCGAGAGATGATTTTTAGGCCATGTCGCCCAAACCTAATAGCGGCACACACCTCTTTCGTGCCACAGCTCCAACCGAGAGGAATACACTACAAAAAAAGAGTAGGCTCCAAGATATATTTTGTCATGAATCCTCTCGCTAGTGGTTCTTTTTTAGCAGtcttttatttaaataatttttttgaaccgtaaaaaacaaaacaattgtgGGGTTGGCCAATATGGTGTGATACCATCGTACATTACAATGTTTTATGTGTACTTAATCACGATAGGACAAAGGTTGACCGCCCAATCATAAGCAGCAATGTGATGGAGGCAGATAAACCTTGGCACTGGGCTAGCATTCCAAtggtctctctcttacacacacacacgtaaagtaccagtcaaaatttggacacacctcttcattcaagggtttttctttatttttactattttctagtgaagacatcaaaactatgaaataacacatggaatcatgtaatcaccaaaaaactgttaaacaaatcaaaatatatttgagattcttcaaaggagccacgctttgccttgacagctttgcacacacttggcattctctcaaccagcttcatgaggcagtcacctggaatgtgtttcaattaacaggtgtgccttgttaaaagtaaatttgtggaatttctttccttaatgcgtttgagccaatcagttgtgttgtgacatggtaggggtggtatacagaagatagccctatttggtaaaataccaagtccatgttatagcaagaacagctcaaataagcaaagagaaatgacagtccatcattactttaagacatgaaggtcagtcaatctggaaaatgtcaagaactttgaKcgtttattcaagtgcagtcgccaaaaccatcaagcgctatgatgaaactggctctcatgaggaccgccacaggaacggaAGARccatagttacctctgctgcaagatgggcttccgagtggcgcagtggtctaaagcactgcatctcagtgctagaggcgtctctacagacaccctggttcgaatccaggctgtatcacaaccggccgtgattgggagtcccataaggcggcgcacaattggcccagcgtcgtccgggtgtggccggtgtaggccgtcattgtaaataagaatttgttcttaactaaattgcttagttaaataaaagataAGGTCATTAGAGTTAACCTCAGATTTcgtcccaaataaatgcttcagagttcaagtaacagacacatctctacatcaactgttcagaggagactgtgaatcaggccttcatggtcgaattgctgcaaagaaaccactacttaaggacaccaataagaagaaacttacttgggcaaagaaacacgagcagtggacaTGAGACCTGTGGAAATCGTtcctttggtctggtgagtccaaatgtgagattttttggttcctGCAGCCGTGTCTtgatgagacgcagagtagatgaacggatgatctctgcatgtgtggttcccgaagcatggaggaagttgtgtgatggtgtgggggtgcttcgctggtgacattgtctgtgatttatttagaattcaagccaaacttaaccagcatggctacaggattctgcagcgatacgccatcccatctggttttcgctTCGTGGgacttttgatttgtttttcaacagggaaatgacccaacacacctccaggctgtgtaagggctatttgaccaagaaggagagtgatggagtgctgcttcagatgacctgttttgggatgagttggaccgcagagtgaagaaaaagcagtcaacaagttctcagcatatgtggcaactccttcaagactgttgggaaagcattccaggtgaatctggttgagagaatgccaagactgtgcaatgctgtcatcaaggcaaagggtggctactttgaagaatcaaaaatatattttgatttaacttttttggttactacatMAttcatatgtgtcatttcatagtttatgtcttcactagtctacaatgtagaaaatagtaaaaatatatataattaatgagtaggtgtgtccaaacttttgactggtactgtacgtacattgtttttctgttttagtAAGCACACACTTCTGACCACagtgggtgttttttttttacattaaaaccCTGGCTATGCCCAATGCTCTGTAACACAGGAAGCATCTGTGTGGTAACAAACGATGTATAAAGCCTGCTTGCtataggaatgtgtgtgtgcgcaagctgtttttatttttggttgtttaATGAACGTACACAGGAAAACAGTGTGTAAATTGGCTCTACCTTATAAAAACAACCTCTAATGTACTTGTATGGTGTCTATATTGTGCCTTGTGTTTTTCAGTGCTGGATTTCCCCAAATACTTTTCTGACATGTTTGACTCTGCTAAAGGTactgtgtgtgactctgtgtgtgtgcatgtgtattgtGTCTTAAACRTGATTTAAATGTATCCAAACAGACCCTTGCGTTGTATTTCAGGAAATTAAGTTAATGATAAATTGTGACTGTGTATAGCAAACACTCTCTcacctctttgtgtgtgtgtagagatggTGAGTGCAGATCTACTAGAGGAACTTATGGCTTCAGAAGGTAAGAGTCTAAAACGGATTGTGTTATAAACCCCATTACTTTGACTTGATGATTCCAGTTATATGTTtatatccctctccctctatcagtGTTTTCTCCActcctccgcctctctccccCCCCGGGTGACCATGACTACATCTATAACCTGGATGAGAGCGAGGGCCTCTGCYACCTCTTTGACATCCCCGTTCTCAACCTTTGACCTATGAACCTTGCCAGAAGGCTCACATGAagagacctttaaaaaaaaaaagaaagaaagccaAGAACAGTTTTTAAACAATTCTTTGAGTACTAACAAACCGATGAAGTGGTCTATTTTTGGAGTCTTGTAATATAAGCTGAATTGATAAACAAACAGTTTTTGATAATTTTCATGCTCTTTATTTTTGTCATGTCCCCTTCGTTGATGTCTGAACAGGGAGAGCAGCCATCCCCTACTGGCTTATAAGCTTTAATGATGTCATGGAATATATTTTTTGATCTGTGCTGCTGAAGTGGCAGTGGATGTGTTTTGAAAGTTGAGTTGTGCTCCATTTGGAGTGAGTAAAGATGGCTTGGGTTGAGGGAAGGATAGGAAATGAATGGGATGCTCAGGGCAAAATCATCTACGACACCTAGGCACTTATGTACATCTGAAACTGTTGGATAGTAAGCAATAAGACAATTCCATCTAGTCTTTTAGAGGGTAAGGTAGAGCTATTGCCATATTGCAGACCTATTTGATCCTTTCTACATGGTGACTAGGGGTAGGGAGGGATAGGTGCTGTGAGGAGCTTCATTGTTTGTCTATGGTCAATGAGCTGTGCATGTGAGGAGTGCAGCTACTCCATTGCCCACATAGTGGTGCTAGAGTCACAGCGGGAAGAGAAGATCAGCTCCCTCACCTGCTGCAACCTAGTCTCTCCTATGAGTCAGGCACACAAGACCAGCCACAATATACTGACAACATGTAAATCCATTAAAAGCCTTTACCAGTCCTAATCTATTGATACTATTGATGAGGCTTACAGTTCTCTTCATTTGCTGGTGCATTTTATATCTTGTCTGTTTCTCGCTCAAAGTCTATGTGTGCATGTGgagcacatttttgttgttgtaattttcaCAAGTCTCAACACTGAGTTCTATTGTAAAATGCTCTTTATTTTGGTGTGTTTTTCTAGTGAACTGACACTGTCAAMGAACAGTAcggtacatacatttttttttgtctctgtttTTTTACCTCCGAATCCAGATTCAACTATGATGATATGTTCAGGAAGTTCAGAAGTGAATATTTTTCAAGTTCAGTGTAAAATCTGCTGTATAGTTTGGTTGTATTGCATATTTCTGTTTGTAACCTGTTCATGTTCTGATGAGTAAATTCACAAGATCACATCGGGGCGAACTGGAACCAGAAATCGGCCCTGGGAATTTTTTTCACCCCGGCctatctgtttgtcagtgtctgtGACATGGGACGGCAGCAAATAAGCGAAATTATTGTGAGAGAAATTTAAATAGAGATGCTAAACTATTCTACAGGTGATATATTGGTTCTATACATAAATGTGTTAATTTTTCTATATTATAGGGGGTTACAATTAGTATATCCCTTATCTCTTTCAATTCTGCAATGTATAAGTTGCAGATTGACACTCACACACCCGTCTTTGTTATCCTATGTGCAAACAAACTCAGCATGTAGCCACAAATCTACTGAGTAAACCTGCCTATATGTTTCTATATGCTAAATGAGGCTCAGAGGATATTCATTTTAAGAATGGGCAGTCACTCCTGATTACCGGTATGAATGAAAAAGAATATAtgaaaactttttggaattttgtctttcttttattgaatcacacaacagacacactttTGTCTACTTAGTTGGCACCATGAGGAGCATAATATTATGTTATGTGGTTGGAATTGCTGTATGTGGCTGTTAAGTGGTCAGTAGCTTTCAAACAGGCTGAGGCAATTTGGATTGAGTCAAGGATACAACTTTGGAGTTTTACAGTGGTGTAAAAGGATTTATAGTACaatttaagtcgttttttttgacaacttttacttgactacattcttaaagaaaataatgtacttttggtccatacattttccctgacacccaaaagtactcgttacattgtgagtggttagcaggacagaaaaattgtcaaattcacgtacttatcaagagaacatcctggtcatccctactgcctctgatctgg
This portion of the Salvelinus sp. IW2-2015 linkage group LG15, ASM291031v2, whole genome shotgun sequence genome encodes:
- the LOC111974332 gene encoding transcription factor E2F4 isoform X2; the encoded protein is MTSPMYWRASASSRKSQRTVFSGSEGVGPGCNTREIGDRLVDLKSELEDLDMRESELDQQRVWVQQSIKNVTEDTHNSPLAYVNHEDICSCFKGDTLLAVRAPSGTQLEVPIPEAVQNGPRKYQIHLMSAAGPIDVLLINKDPVNSTPVVLPVPPPEEMLQNAKSAAASADTSTHTFVKTTRSLATGKPKAHTAAKPSDTSSTEKPAPQPPSLDTWSLQSSTSLDNNFTVFEPIKSDSSDLLDFPKYFSDMFDSAKEMVSADLLEELMASEVFSPLLRLSPPPGDHDYIYNLDESEGLCXLFDIPVLNL
- the LOC111974332 gene encoding transcription factor E2F4 isoform X1, whose protein sequence is MELELSRTELEGSDAPQSQRHERSLGLLTTKFVTLLQEAKDGVLDLKVAADTLAVRQKRRIYDITNVLEGIGLIEKKSKNSIQWKGVGPGCNTREIGDRLVDLKSELEDLDMRESELDQQRVWVQQSIKNVTEDTHNSPLAYVNHEDICSCFKGDTLLAVRAPSGTQLEVPIPEAVQNGPRKYQIHLMSAAGPIDVLLINKDPVNSTPVVLPVPPPEEMLQNAKSAAASADTSTHTFVKTTRSLATGKPKAHTAAKPSDTSSTEKPAPQPPSLDTWSLQSSTSLDNNFTVFEPIKSDSSDLLDFPKYFSDMFDSAKEMVSADLLEELMASEVFSPLLRLSPPPGDHDYIYNLDESEGLCXLFDIPVLNL